CCGGGTCCTTCGCCTGACCGAAGGGCGGGGCGTAGGCCAGGTCCAGGTAGATCAGGTCCGCAACGCCCAGCCCGGCGCGGTCGGCGCCGGTGACCGCCGCCGTCATCTCCCCGGCGCGCACAATGGCGGTTCCCAGCGGCGCGGGAATCGGCCGGGCGTGCTCGGGATCCATGATGAAGTCGGCCACCAGCCGCCCCGCACGGTTCGCCGGGCCGGCCAGGGGAATGGGACGGCGGACGCCGGTGATCGGATCGGTGGACACGGTGGCGTCGCCGACGGTGGTGGTGATGCCGCGCTTGGCCAGCACCTCGGCGGCCTCAATGCCGATCGCGTCGTCGTGCCGTGGGGGCGACATTTGGCGCCCATTCTGGGCGCGGGCGCCTGCCCGGGAAGATGCCCCAGGGGGTATTTGGTGTACGGTGTGCGCGCGGTGACCTCGGTCACTGACCGCCGCCGACCGTGGTCGCGCAGCAGGCGGCTGAGCACGGCGTTCCTGCCGGATTTGGACAGTTTGACGGCGAGGCGCGCCGGTGAGCGGGCTGCAGCCCGATCTCAGGCGGCGATCGTGCCGGTGGCAACCAGCACAATGATCACCAGCCCCAGCAGTACGCGGTAGATCAGGAAGCCGGTGAACTTGTTGGACGAGACGAAGCGCAGTAGCCAGGCGATCGTCGCATAGGCGACCAGGCCGGAAACGACCGTGGCGATCGCCGTAGCCCCCCATCCGACCGTATTGGAGATGTCCCCGGCGGCGGTGACGGCCTCCAGGGCGCCGGCGGCCAGCAGCGCCGGGATGCCCATGAAGAAGGACAGACGGGTGGCGGTGACCCGATCAAAGCGCAGGAACAGTCCCGCGGAGATCGTCGCCCCCGAGCGGGAGATACCCGGCAGCATAGGAGAGAGCGCCTGGAAACAGCCGATGATGAGGGCGTCCTTGATGGAGACCTCCCGCATTCCCTTGCCCGCAGAGGTATGGGCGGCACCGCTAGGGCCTTCACTGCGCCGGTCGGCCAGCCACATGACCCCGGACCACAGGATCAACGCTCCGGCGATCACCCACAGGGATCGGGAAGTGACCTCAATGAAGTCCTTCAGTACCAGGCCTACCACGGCCACGGGGATCGAGCCGAGGATGATGCCCCAACCGAGCGTGTAATCGGGGTCGGTGCGGGCATCGGCGTTGGTCAGGCCCTTGAGCCAAGCGGTCACAATGCGCACGATGTCGCCCCAGAAGTAGACGACGGCGGCCAGGATCGCGCCGACCTGGATGACGGCGGTGAAAGCGGTCATGCCAACATCGTTGATCTTGTAGTCCAGTAGCTTCTCAACGATGTTCAGGTGTCCGGTGGAGGACACGGGCAAGAACTCGGTGATGCCCTCGACAATGCCGAGGATGACGGCGTGCAGCCAGTTCATGAGGCTCCCAGGGCTCGGATGCGGTTGACTCCCTGAGAGGCTACCGGGCGGGGACTGCCCCGTGAGCACTCGGAGGTGTGGAACAGGCCTCAGCGGTTCCGGACTCGACGTGATCGTCCGGATCAGTCGGTCTCGGCGGACAGGTGCTCCAGCACCGCCTCGTGCAGCAGGGTGTTGGTGGCTACCGCACTGCCGCCCCAGGGGCCCGACTCTCCTGCCAGGGAGGTGAAGCGGCCTCCGGCCTCGGTGACGATCGGCACCAGCGCGCCCATGTCATACAGTTCCAGCTCCGGCTCGGCGGCCAGGTCCACGGCTCCCTCGGCCAGCAGCATGTAGGACCAGAAGTCCCCGTAGGCGCGGGTGCGCCAGCACGCCTGCATCAGCGACAGCATGCCGCGCAGCCGCCGCCGCTCCGCCCAGCCGGACAGTGAGGAGTAGGACAGGGAGGCGTCCTCAAGGCCGGCCACACTGGACACGTGCAACTGGCGGGCCGAGGCCAGGGAGCGGCCGGTCCAGGCGCCGCCGCCGCGCACCGCCCACCAGCGCCGCCCCAGTGCGGGCGCGGAGACCAGGCCGACGACGACCTCGCCATCCTCCACCAGGCTGATGAGGGTGGCCCATACGGGCACGCCCCGCACGAAGTTCTTGGTCCCGTCGATCGGGTCGATCACCCACTGGCGGGGGGAGTGGCCGGTGGTGCCGAACTCCTCCCCGAGCACGGAGTCGCGGGTGCGGGCGCGGGCCAGATAGTCGCGAATCATCCGCTCGGCCTCGCGGTCGGCCGCGGTCACGGGTGTCAGGTCGGGCTTGGTCTCCACCTCGAAGTCCTGGGCGTCGAAGCGTGCCTGGGTGAGCGGGTCCACCTGGTCGGCGATCGTATGCGCCAGATGCAGGTCATCGCGCCAACGGCGCTCGGCGGCGGGCGGCGTGGGGGAGGAACCGGCGTTGCTGCTCATGGCACGAGAGTAGACGCCCGCGGCTCGTCTCCGGCTCCGGCACCGCCGCGAGCGGCCCGATTGCCGCGGCGAAAGGGCAGCCGGCCTCCTACCTCGGGAGGAGCCGGCGCGAATCTAAAGGCGCAGGAGGCGGTGCCGCTTTCATACCGCGGGACCCCGGAGAGTTCCGTCAAAGTGAGGTTTCGGGTGCTACGGGCGGCTCGTAGCGTGAGCCTCAGCCGCTCGGAGCACCCGGAACCCAAGCGAAGGAGCCCCACCCATGCCCGCCATGCTCGACCTGCGCCGTACCCTGGCCGCCCTGGTGGCGGTGGCCATGAGCGCGGCCCTGATCGTCTTCAGCTTCATCATCTCCGACACGGCCACCACCCAGATGACCGCCGCCGCCCGTGCCAGCGTCGGAAACGCCGACGTCGTCGTACTGCCCGAGCAGGGCGGGGAACTGTCCGAGGCCGCGGCCTCCACCATCGCGGCGGCTCCGGGCGTGGCCGGCGTGCGTAGCTATTCGGAGGGAACGATCTGGATCGACCGCATGGGTGATTCCGGCGGCACCGAATTCACCTATGTACTGGACGTGCCGCCCCTGTCCGGCGGCACTC
This genomic stretch from Actinomyces qiguomingii harbors:
- a CDS encoding undecaprenyl-diphosphate phosphatase, whose product is MNWLHAVILGIVEGITEFLPVSSTGHLNIVEKLLDYKINDVGMTAFTAVIQVGAILAAVVYFWGDIVRIVTAWLKGLTNADARTDPDYTLGWGIILGSIPVAVVGLVLKDFIEVTSRSLWVIAGALILWSGVMWLADRRSEGPSGAAHTSAGKGMREVSIKDALIIGCFQALSPMLPGISRSGATISAGLFLRFDRVTATRLSFFMGIPALLAAGALEAVTAAGDISNTVGWGATAIATVVSGLVAYATIAWLLRFVSSNKFTGFLIYRVLLGLVIIVLVATGTIAA
- the hisN gene encoding histidinol-phosphatase; the protein is MSSNAGSSPTPPAAERRWRDDLHLAHTIADQVDPLTQARFDAQDFEVETKPDLTPVTAADREAERMIRDYLARARTRDSVLGEEFGTTGHSPRQWVIDPIDGTKNFVRGVPVWATLISLVEDGEVVVGLVSAPALGRRWWAVRGGGAWTGRSLASARQLHVSSVAGLEDASLSYSSLSGWAERRRLRGMLSLMQACWRTRAYGDFWSYMLLAEGAVDLAAEPELELYDMGALVPIVTEAGGRFTSLAGESGPWGGSAVATNTLLHEAVLEHLSAETD